In Devosia sp. XK-2, one DNA window encodes the following:
- the cobU gene encoding bifunctional adenosylcobinamide kinase/adenosylcobinamide-phosphate guanylyltransferase, with translation MTRHCLVLGGARSGKTAFAERLALHAGAKPAYLATATVLDAEMNERVSSHQAVRGERFTTIEEPLELSHAILKAGKAHDVILVDCLTLWITNLLLANEDVATAVSELYATLAEIQQAKVILVSNEVGLGIVPDNAMARTFRDLAGSTHQRLAEICDDVYFVAAGLPLTLKGNAPDPVS, from the coding sequence ATGACGCGACATTGCCTTGTGCTGGGCGGGGCCCGCTCGGGAAAAACCGCATTTGCCGAAAGGCTGGCGCTGCATGCTGGCGCCAAACCTGCCTATCTGGCGACGGCCACCGTTCTCGATGCGGAAATGAATGAGCGGGTGAGCAGCCATCAGGCCGTCCGAGGCGAGCGCTTCACGACGATCGAAGAACCGCTCGAATTGTCCCATGCCATCCTCAAAGCGGGCAAGGCCCATGACGTCATCCTGGTCGACTGCCTGACGCTATGGATCACCAATCTGCTGCTGGCCAACGAGGATGTCGCAACCGCTGTCAGCGAACTCTATGCCACACTCGCGGAAATCCAGCAGGCCAAGGTGATTCTGGTATCGAACGAAGTGGGCCTCGGGATCGTGCCCGACAATGCCATGGCCCGCACCTTCCGCGACCTGGCCGGATCGACCCATCAGCGATTGGCCGAAATCTGCGACGATGTCTATTTCGTTGCCGCCGGATTGCCCTTGACCCTGAAGGGCAATGCGCCCGACCCGGTCAGCTGA
- the zwf gene encoding glucose-6-phosphate dehydrogenase, translating into MSSRIIPVQPFDYVVFGATGDLTKRKLIPALYHRFKDGQFDEQSRIIGVSRSKLTNAEFQKLAGDAVAQFVEEDYQDAAIIKRFLTIFSYVVNDVSDEAGWGDIKKALRDDSNVVRAFYLAVAPDLFEPIAEQLAKTKVYRRDARVVIEKPLGHDLASSIEINDGVSKIFKEDQVYRIDHYLGKETVQNLLALRFANTLFEPIWNSAHIDHVQLTVAESVGAGTRGYYDESGALRDMIQNHMLQLLCLVAMEPPASDDANALRDEKLKVLRALRPITNGEVATKTVRGQYRGVTSETASVASYQDELPEDKKGSHTETFVALKAEIDNWRWAGVPFYMRTGKRMAERVSEICIQFKPIPHSIFDHAEGAPKANKLIIRLQPDEGVKMMMMIKDPGPGGMRLRQVPLNLSFAETFTERTPEAYERLLMDVVRGSQTLFMRRDELEAAWTWVDPIRQAWDRSPEPPQTYTAGTWGPSGAVALIERDGRTWYEGPNS; encoded by the coding sequence GTGTCCAGCCGCATCATTCCCGTCCAGCCGTTCGACTATGTGGTGTTTGGCGCCACCGGCGACCTGACCAAGCGCAAGCTGATCCCCGCGCTTTACCATCGTTTCAAGGACGGGCAGTTCGACGAGCAGAGCCGCATCATCGGTGTGTCGCGCTCCAAGCTCACCAATGCTGAATTTCAGAAGCTCGCCGGCGATGCCGTTGCCCAGTTTGTCGAGGAAGACTATCAGGACGCCGCCATCATCAAGCGCTTCCTGACCATCTTCTCCTATGTGGTCAACGATGTTTCCGACGAGGCCGGCTGGGGCGATATCAAAAAGGCGCTGCGCGACGACTCCAATGTGGTGCGCGCCTTCTATCTCGCCGTGGCGCCGGACCTGTTCGAACCGATTGCCGAGCAACTGGCCAAGACCAAGGTCTATCGTCGCGACGCGCGCGTCGTCATCGAAAAGCCGCTCGGCCACGATCTGGCCTCGTCGATCGAGATCAATGACGGCGTCTCCAAGATCTTTAAGGAAGATCAGGTTTACCGCATCGACCATTATCTCGGTAAGGAGACGGTGCAGAACCTGCTCGCCCTGCGTTTTGCCAATACCCTGTTCGAACCGATCTGGAATTCGGCCCATATCGACCATGTCCAGCTCACGGTGGCCGAAAGCGTCGGCGCCGGTACGCGCGGCTATTACGATGAGAGCGGCGCGCTCAGGGACATGATCCAGAACCACATGCTGCAATTGCTTTGCCTTGTGGCCATGGAGCCGCCCGCCAGCGACGACGCCAATGCCCTGCGCGATGAAAAACTCAAGGTCTTGCGCGCGCTTCGCCCCATTACCAATGGCGAAGTGGCCACCAAGACCGTGCGCGGCCAATATCGCGGCGTGACGTCCGAAACCGCCTCGGTTGCCAGCTATCAGGACGAATTGCCCGAGGACAAGAAGGGCAGCCATACCGAGACCTTTGTGGCGCTCAAGGCCGAGATCGACAATTGGCGCTGGGCCGGTGTGCCGTTCTACATGCGGACCGGCAAGCGCATGGCCGAGCGCGTTTCGGAAATCTGCATCCAGTTCAAGCCCATTCCGCATTCGATCTTCGATCATGCCGAGGGGGCGCCCAAGGCCAATAAGCTCATCATCCGTCTGCAGCCCGACGAGGGCGTCAAGATGATGATGATGATCAAGGACCCCGGCCCGGGCGGCATGCGCCTGCGCCAGGTACCTCTCAATCTGAGCTTTGCCGAGACCTTTACCGAGCGAACGCCGGAAGCCTATGAGCGCTTGCTGATGGATGTGGTGCGCGGCAGCCAGACCCTGTTCATGCGTCGCGACGAGCTGGAAGCGGCCTGGACGTGGGTCGACCCGATCCGTCAGGCCTGGGACCGTTCGCCCGAGCCGCCCCAGACCTATACTGCCGGCACCTGGGGC
- a CDS encoding BadF/BadG/BcrA/BcrD ATPase family protein — MLRYYLGVDGGGTNCRIRLANEKLETLAEVKNGRSNLQIDGGEPAYKAISAGARDVFEAAGLDFAEAANTYACFGMAGGRMDSARHAFAARPWPFAGVKVYDDIDIAHAGALGGGEGGVVIIGTGSAAMSIVGGTRHQAGGWGFHIGDQMSGAILGRELVRYSIEAEDGLAETSPLTKAVIAALGGNNQAVMTWSFATEMDLKLLSRDGTEGCDDALVGRAPGEFGKLMPLWFDHLERNDPVALKLLDIELGYVDTYVRWFKGHGATVMAIVGGLGQRLFPALQQRYGDFVALPKYEPLHGAVILAQQNFASN, encoded by the coding sequence GTGCTGCGATATTACCTTGGCGTTGACGGAGGCGGTACCAATTGCCGCATACGCTTGGCCAACGAGAAGCTCGAAACGCTGGCAGAGGTCAAGAACGGCCGCTCCAACCTGCAGATTGATGGCGGCGAGCCGGCCTATAAGGCCATCAGTGCCGGAGCCCGCGACGTCTTCGAGGCTGCCGGGCTCGATTTTGCCGAGGCCGCAAATACCTATGCCTGTTTCGGCATGGCAGGCGGGCGCATGGATTCGGCCCGTCACGCCTTTGCAGCCCGGCCATGGCCCTTTGCCGGCGTCAAAGTCTATGACGATATCGACATTGCCCATGCCGGCGCGCTGGGCGGCGGCGAGGGCGGCGTGGTCATTATCGGTACCGGCTCGGCCGCCATGTCCATCGTTGGCGGCACCCGCCACCAGGCCGGCGGTTGGGGGTTCCATATCGGCGACCAGATGAGCGGCGCCATTCTGGGCCGTGAACTGGTCCGCTATTCTATCGAAGCCGAAGACGGCCTTGCCGAAACCTCCCCCCTGACCAAGGCGGTGATCGCGGCTCTGGGCGGCAATAATCAGGCCGTCATGACATGGTCTTTTGCCACCGAAATGGACCTGAAACTGCTGAGCCGCGACGGCACCGAAGGCTGCGACGATGCGCTGGTCGGCCGCGCGCCGGGCGAATTCGGCAAGTTGATGCCGCTCTGGTTTGATCACCTGGAGCGCAACGACCCGGTGGCTCTCAAGCTTCTCGACATCGAATTGGGCTATGTCGACACCTATGTGCGCTGGTTCAAAGGTCATGGCGCCACGGTCATGGCCATTGTCGGCGGACTGGGCCAGCGCCTGTTCCCGGCCCTGCAGCAACGCTATGGTGACTTTGTCGCTCTGCCCAAATACGAACCTCTGCACGGCGCGGTGATCCTCGCCCAACAGAACTTCGCGTCAAACTAG
- the cobA gene encoding uroporphyrinogen-III C-methyltransferase, producing the protein MAEALFARLDKADFPPFEPGSVWLVGAGPGGPGLLTLLALHALAQADVIIHDALVSTDILTLAPDRVERIHAGKRGGKPSPKQADITIRLIELARAGKRVLRLKGGDPFMFGRGGEEAGALAEAHIPFRIVPGISAGLGGLAYAGLPVTHRETNHAVIFVTGHDETGAVPGTVNWPAVAQAAPVIVLYMAVRHLPTIAAQLLAAGRRADEAVTIVSNLAHPDQSVLETSLGEAGALVDVPTPAIIVIGPVARYRGALHWYVAEVRRHVFG; encoded by the coding sequence ATGGCTGAAGCACTCTTCGCCCGTCTGGACAAAGCCGATTTTCCGCCTTTCGAACCCGGTAGCGTCTGGCTGGTCGGCGCTGGCCCGGGTGGCCCCGGTCTGTTGACGCTTCTGGCTCTTCACGCGCTGGCCCAGGCCGATGTCATCATACATGATGCACTGGTCTCGACTGACATTCTGACATTGGCGCCGGATCGCGTTGAGCGTATCCATGCCGGCAAGCGCGGCGGCAAGCCTTCGCCCAAACAGGCTGACATCACCATACGTCTGATCGAACTTGCCAGGGCGGGCAAGCGGGTCTTGCGCCTCAAGGGCGGCGACCCCTTCATGTTTGGACGCGGGGGTGAGGAGGCCGGGGCCTTAGCCGAGGCGCATATTCCCTTTCGTATTGTCCCAGGCATTTCAGCGGGCTTGGGCGGCCTTGCCTATGCCGGCCTTCCGGTCACGCACCGCGAAACCAATCACGCCGTCATTTTTGTAACTGGCCACGACGAAACCGGCGCCGTTCCCGGCACCGTCAACTGGCCGGCCGTGGCCCAGGCTGCCCCGGTCATTGTCCTCTATATGGCGGTCAGGCACCTTCCAACCATTGCGGCGCAATTGCTTGCCGCCGGGCGCAGGGCCGATGAGGCTGTGACCATTGTTTCCAATCTCGCGCATCCAGACCAGTCGGTTCTTGAAACGAGTTTGGGCGAAGCCGGCGCACTCGTCGATGTGCCCACTCCGGCCATCATCGTTATAGGCCCGGTTGCCCGCTATCGCGGTGCATTACACTGGTATGTCGCTGAGGTGCGCAGACATGTCTTTGGCTAA
- a CDS encoding cobyrinate a,c-diamide synthase: MSLAKGVIISAPRSGSGKTVLTLGLLAALRRRGLLVAPAKSGPDYIDPHFSGLAAGREAINLDPWAMSHPQLRALAAQQATGADLLVVEGAMGLFDAAADGNGSTGDLAEILGLPVVFVVDADRHSQSVAPLVSGFAHWRQGVRLAGVILNRVASARHERMLVSALKGTGLPCLGAIPRRPELAMPERHLGLVLPAEIDHFSAFLGHAAQVVSDFVDLDAILSLSTSLSDEGMPPAALPPLGQHMAIARDKAFAFLYPHLLDGWRAGGAELSFFSPLSDEGPPDAADAIFLPGGYPELHGGALSAAGRFHAGLHRAKDRGALIYGECGGFMVMGEALVDKDGTTHTMSGLLPVTTRIDRPKRILGYRRLLHDSALPWPAGLNGHEFHYSSAKQTGLPPLFEALDAEGIRQPSMGAVAGRVMGSYAHVISRA, encoded by the coding sequence ATGTCTTTGGCTAAAGGCGTTATCATTTCCGCACCCCGCTCGGGCTCCGGCAAGACGGTTCTGACCCTTGGGCTGCTGGCGGCGCTGCGCCGTCGCGGGCTGCTGGTGGCGCCAGCCAAGTCGGGCCCTGACTATATCGATCCGCACTTTTCGGGCCTCGCCGCTGGGCGCGAGGCCATTAATCTCGACCCCTGGGCCATGTCTCACCCCCAGTTGCGGGCTCTCGCCGCCCAGCAGGCGACCGGCGCCGATCTGCTGGTGGTCGAAGGTGCCATGGGCCTGTTCGATGCCGCTGCGGACGGAAATGGGTCCACCGGCGATCTGGCCGAAATACTTGGACTGCCGGTTGTTTTTGTCGTCGATGCCGATCGGCACAGTCAATCGGTCGCGCCGCTGGTTTCGGGTTTTGCTCATTGGCGGCAGGGTGTTCGCCTTGCGGGCGTCATACTCAATCGCGTCGCCAGCGCCCGGCACGAGCGTATGCTGGTTTCTGCATTGAAGGGGACCGGCCTGCCCTGTCTCGGCGCCATCCCCCGGCGGCCGGAACTGGCCATGCCGGAACGGCATTTGGGTTTGGTTCTGCCGGCGGAAATAGATCACTTCTCCGCCTTTCTTGGCCACGCCGCCCAGGTGGTCAGCGACTTTGTCGATCTCGACGCCATTCTGTCCCTCTCGACGTCCTTGTCGGATGAGGGAATGCCACCTGCGGCTTTGCCGCCCCTGGGGCAACACATGGCCATTGCACGCGACAAGGCCTTTGCCTTTCTCTATCCGCACCTGCTCGATGGTTGGCGCGCCGGGGGTGCCGAACTGAGCTTTTTCTCGCCCCTCTCCGATGAGGGCCCACCCGATGCGGCGGACGCCATCTTCCTGCCCGGCGGCTATCCGGAACTGCATGGTGGCGCCCTCAGTGCGGCCGGCCGGTTTCATGCGGGTCTGCATAGGGCCAAAGATCGGGGGGCGCTGATTTATGGCGAATGCGGTGGCTTCATGGTTATGGGAGAGGCGCTGGTCGACAAGGACGGGACCACACACACCATGAGCGGCCTTTTGCCGGTCACCACGCGTATCGACCGGCCCAAGCGCATATTGGGGTATCGCCGGTTGTTGCACGACAGCGCCTTGCCTTGGCCCGCCGGGCTCAATGGCCATGAGTTCCACTACTCCTCCGCCAAACAGACCGGCTTGCCGCCGCTTTTCGAAGCGCTCGATGCCGAAGGCATCCGGCAGCCGTCTATGGGGGCGGTTGCGGGCCGGGTCATGGGGTCTTACGCCCACGTCATCTCACGTGCATAA
- a CDS encoding cobyric acid synthase, with protein sequence MTKALMFMGTGSDVGKSLIVAGLCRALANRGLRVAPFKPQNMSNNAAVTSDGGEIGRAQALQARAARRDPVTAMNPVLLKPEGETGSQVVVRGRRRVSLSARQYWADRAQLMPEVLAAFSELAAQVDYILVEGAGSASEVNLREGDIANFGFAQAAHVPVVLIGDIHRGGVIAALVGTLEVIDPADANLVRASLINRFFGDPALFEAGKSFLAERMARPCFGPVPHFADAAKLPAEDALALDAYSGGSGRFHVAVPRLPRIANFDDLDPLRAEAGITLTLVQPGRPIPRDADLVLLPGSKATRADLAALRANGWDIDILAHHRSGGQVMGICGGYQMLGRTIADPEGIEGAPGTSEGLGLLAVDTVLAPAKQLRIEQAVHLLTNEPLTGYHMHMGVTSGPDTQRPFAQIGGTPEGAVSPDGRVMGTYLHGLFAADSFRRAFLGAHANADLAFEAGVEMALDGLANHLETHIDIDQLLALAAPIEI encoded by the coding sequence ATGACCAAAGCCTTGATGTTCATGGGTACCGGCTCCGATGTAGGCAAGTCACTGATTGTGGCCGGTCTTTGCCGGGCCCTGGCCAATCGGGGCCTCAGGGTCGCGCCGTTCAAGCCGCAGAACATGAGCAACAATGCCGCCGTCACCAGCGATGGCGGCGAAATCGGCCGCGCCCAGGCGCTGCAGGCCCGGGCAGCGCGACGCGATCCCGTTACGGCGATGAACCCGGTCCTGCTCAAGCCTGAGGGGGAGACCGGTTCCCAGGTGGTCGTGCGCGGCCGGCGGCGCGTTAGCCTCAGCGCGCGGCAATATTGGGCGGACCGCGCCCAGCTCATGCCTGAAGTCTTGGCCGCATTTTCGGAGCTGGCCGCGCAAGTGGACTATATCCTGGTCGAAGGGGCCGGTAGCGCGTCCGAGGTCAATCTGCGCGAGGGCGATATTGCCAATTTCGGCTTTGCCCAGGCGGCCCATGTGCCGGTCGTTTTGATTGGCGATATCCACCGCGGCGGTGTCATCGCCGCCCTGGTGGGGACGCTGGAGGTGATCGACCCGGCGGATGCAAACCTGGTCCGGGCCAGCCTGATCAACCGCTTCTTTGGCGATCCGGCCCTGTTCGAGGCGGGAAAGTCGTTTCTGGCCGAACGCATGGCGCGGCCCTGCTTTGGCCCGGTGCCTCATTTTGCCGATGCCGCGAAATTGCCGGCAGAGGATGCGCTGGCGCTCGATGCCTATTCCGGCGGCTCCGGCCGTTTCCACGTCGCCGTGCCGCGGCTGCCGCGCATTGCCAATTTCGACGATCTCGATCCATTGCGTGCCGAAGCGGGCATCACGCTGACCCTGGTACAACCGGGTCGGCCTATTCCGCGCGATGCCGATCTTGTTCTTTTGCCGGGCTCCAAGGCCACGCGCGCCGATCTGGCCGCCCTGCGCGCCAATGGCTGGGACATCGACATTCTCGCGCACCACCGCTCGGGCGGGCAGGTCATGGGCATTTGCGGCGGCTATCAAATGCTGGGCAGAACCATAGCCGACCCTGAAGGGATCGAGGGCGCCCCTGGCACGAGCGAGGGTCTTGGCCTGCTCGCTGTCGACACGGTCCTGGCGCCGGCCAAGCAATTGCGGATCGAGCAGGCCGTGCATCTGCTCACCAATGAGCCGCTGACCGGTTACCATATGCATATGGGGGTAACCTCGGGTCCGGATACGCAAAGACCGTTTGCCCAGATCGGCGGCACACCCGAGGGTGCTGTGAGCCCCGATGGCCGCGTCATGGGCACCTATCTCCACGGGCTTTTTGCCGCCGACAGCTTCCGTCGCGCCTTTCTGGGGGCCCATGCCAACGCCGACCTGGCCTTCGAGGCGGGCGTGGAAATGGCGCTGGATGGTCTTGCGAACCATCTCGAAACCCATATCGATATTGACCAGTTGCTGGCGCTTGCCGCGCCGATAGAGATCTAG
- the cbiB gene encoding adenosylcobinamide-phosphate synthase CbiB — MDPLISPLALAIERQFGYPQKLANTIGHPVMWFGTLIDFCEKRLNTTSRTPSQRKLAGVVALGLLLLSVLIVTVGIRTILSWIPLGWVVEMLLATTFLAQKELGRAVEAVSEALRTSLAAGREAVSHVVGRDPQTLDEAGVARAAVETLAESTSDGVVAPWLFLLLFGLPGIAVYKAVNTADSMIGHLDDRYRDYGWAAARLDDVFNWIPARLTAMLITLACFFTPGASPGKAWATARRDAAKHDSPNAGWPEAAFAGALNFQLGGPRYYEGELVDLPVFGTGKAALGASDIMLALLLYRRTLDVLLGFGSIIALMLLVS, encoded by the coding sequence ATGGACCCTCTGATATCGCCTTTGGCGCTCGCTATTGAACGGCAGTTTGGCTATCCGCAGAAGCTTGCCAATACCATTGGCCACCCAGTCATGTGGTTCGGCACCCTGATCGATTTCTGCGAGAAGCGCCTCAATACCACCAGCCGCACACCTTCCCAGCGCAAGCTTGCAGGCGTTGTAGCTCTGGGCTTGTTGCTCCTGTCCGTCCTGATCGTCACTGTCGGCATCCGCACCATTCTGTCTTGGATTCCGCTGGGCTGGGTGGTCGAAATGCTTTTGGCCACCACATTTCTGGCACAGAAGGAACTGGGACGAGCTGTCGAGGCGGTCTCGGAGGCCCTGCGCACATCCCTCGCTGCCGGACGCGAAGCCGTCAGCCACGTTGTCGGGCGCGATCCGCAAACCCTTGACGAGGCGGGTGTCGCCCGGGCCGCGGTCGAAACACTGGCCGAAAGCACATCGGACGGTGTCGTTGCGCCCTGGCTGTTCCTGCTGCTCTTCGGCCTGCCGGGCATTGCCGTTTACAAGGCCGTCAACACAGCCGATTCCATGATCGGCCATCTCGATGACCGTTACCGCGATTATGGCTGGGCCGCCGCAAGGCTCGACGACGTGTTCAATTGGATACCGGCGCGGTTGACCGCCATGCTTATCACGCTGGCCTGCTTTTTCACCCCTGGTGCCAGTCCGGGCAAGGCCTGGGCGACGGCCCGGCGGGACGCTGCAAAGCACGATTCTCCAAATGCCGGCTGGCCCGAGGCGGCCTTTGCCGGTGCGCTGAATTTTCAACTTGGCGGACCGCGCTATTATGAGGGCGAACTGGTGGACCTGCCGGTCTTCGGAACCGGCAAGGCGGCGCTGGGCGCCAGCGATATCATGCTGGCGCTGCTGCTCTATCGCCGCACCCTCGATGTGCTGCTCGGTTTCGGCAGTATCATTGCCCTGATGCTGCTTGTCAGCTGA